CAGGCCGCGGAAGGCGCGCGAGACCAGCGCCTCCAGCCCCTGCCGCCGGGCGCTCTCGTCGAGCCGCTCGAAGCCCGCCTTGGCCGCCGCCCCCTGGGTGCCGTGGTGGCGGTCCACGCCGCGCACCTCGGCGCCGCCGTCCGCGTCGAGCGTCACGGTGAGGTCGAGCTCGCGTCCCTCCGGGCGCCCGTCCTGCACCGGGGTGCGCACCACCTCGGCCGGCTCGCCCGGCGCCGGCAGCAGCAGCGCCTCGGCGCCCTGGGCCCACTCGGAGAGCAGGCCGAAGGGCTGCTGGCGCAGCGCGAGGTCGAGCCAGAGGACCTGCCCCGGCAGCTCCACCCGCAGCACCGGGGCGCTCCAGAGCGCCGGGCTGGGGAAGCGGTAGTCGGTCCGGTCGCCGCCCAGGGGCCGCGCCAGGGCGAAGCGGGCGCGCACGCCGAGGGCGTCGAGCAGCGCCTTGAGCAGCACCAGCCGGCTGCCGCGGCCGCGCGACAGCACCACGCTGGCCTCCTCGCCGAAGGAGCCGCCCTGGCCGACCACCAGCGCCCGCACCCGCTCGGCGGCGGCGCGGACCAGCGCCTCCCCGGGAGAGGTCGCGCTCGAGGTCGCGGTCCCGGCGCGCGCCAGCGCCCGCACCTCGGCGGCCAGCGCCCGGAGCTCCAGCGTGAGGGCGGTGCGCGGCACCGCGGCGTCGGCCAGCGCCAGCTGCACCGCCTCGCGCCCACCGCCGACGCCGACGTGCACGAAGGGCGTGTGCTCCGGGCCGGGAGGCGCGCCCGGCTCCGGGATGAGCGCCGGGACCTCGGTGGCCTCCGCCCGCACCACCTCGAAGTCCCCCTGGCGCACCACCTGGGGCGGCGGCAGCCCGTGGGCGTCGGCGGCCATCCCCAGCCCGGGCGGCGCCCGCACCAGGTAGGTAGAGCGCACCATGCTGGCGCCGGGGGTGGCGAAGAAGAAGGGGTCGGCGGCCACGCCCTGGCGCGCGTGCGGGCCGCGCACCGAGCGCAGGTACTCCAGCTCCACGAAGTCGCCCGGCTCCAGGCCGGGCAGGGAGGCGGTGCCCTTGCCGGCCCCGCCCTCCGGCTCGAAGACGCGGCCGTCGGCCTTGAGGGCCCTGAGCGCCAGCACCTGGGCGCCGGAGGGCGCGGCCAGCTCGCCCTGCTGGTCCACCGCCTGCTGGTCGAGCACCCGGATCACCCTGGTGGACCCGCTCGGTGAGGGCGCCGCCGGGGTGCAGCTCGATGGCGGCGGCGTCGAGCACCAGGCTCGACCCGGCCGCCTCGCGCCTGGGCGTGGCCAGGTAGGCGCGCAGCGCCGCCGGGCCGTCCTGGGCCACGTCGTCGAGCACGTCGTGGCCGTCCTCCAGCGCCAGGGCGCGGCGCAGCCCGAGGTCGCTGCCGTCCACCACCAGCGAGCGCTGGCGCAGCCGCCGGGCGCCGACGGCGTCGCCGGCCAGCTCGAGCTGGTCGGCGGCGGCCTTGAGGAGCCCCACCCCGCGGGGCCAGGTGGCCAGCGGCCCCTCGAGGGAGCGGGCCGCGGCGGCGTGGTCGCCCAGCGCCGCCAGGGCGTTGGCCCGCTGCAGCACCGCCTGCAGCTGGGTGGGACGGGCCCGCAGCAGCGGCGCCAGCGCCGCCAGCACCCCGGCCGCGTCGCCCCGCTGCTCCAGCAGCCGCACCCGGCGCTCGCGCCCGCCGCGGCAGCCGAGCAGCGCGCTGGTGAGCTCGTCCTCGCGCGCGGCGGCCTCGCGCCGGCCGGCCTGGTCGGCCAGCAGCTTGAGGGCGTCGCAGCTGCCGCCGGCGCCCCGGGCCGCCTCGGCCAGCGCCTCGGCCTCCTCGGCCAGGCCGCGGTCGAGCGCCACCCGGGCCTGGGCGGCCAGCGCGGCCGGGCGCAGGGTGAGCGGCTGCGGCAGCCCGGCCAGCAGCTCGGCGGCGTCGGCCGGCCGGTCGGCGCGGCGCACCAGGTCCGCCAGGGCCAGCCGCACCTCGCCGTCGCCGGGGTCGGCCACCAGCGCCGCGCGCAGCGCCGCCTCGGCGCGGCCGCGGGCGATCTGCTCGTCGAGCGAGCCGTCGGCCGCGTGGGCCGCCCCGCGGGCGGCGCGCAGCACCGCCGAGGCGGGGTGGGCGGCCAGGGCGTCCTCGAGCAGCCGCTTGGCCGCCTCGAGGTCGCCGGCCTGGGCGTCGCGCGCCGCCAGCAGGCCGGCCAGGGCCAGGCCGCCGGACCGGAGCGCCCCGAACAGCTCGGCCGGGGTGAAGCCCGGCGCCGGCCAGGGGCCCGGCGCGGCCGCCGCCAGCGGACCGGGCGGGCGCGGGGCGGAGGTGACGTCCGACGGCTCGCCGTCGACCCGCGCCAGGTTCACCACCAGCGTGGTGCGGGCCCCGCCGCGGGCCAGCTTCACCAGCAGCAGGTGGCGTCCGGCCGCGAGCTCGAGCGGCCGGACCAGCTGCGTGGGGGCGGGCCCCTCGAAGGCGCGGCGCTCGGCCAGGGGCGCCCCGTCCACCCAGGCCCGCAGCGACGCCGCGGCGCCGATGACCACCAGGTAGCGGCCGCCGCGCGCCACCGTGAGGTCGGCCGCCAGGTAGAACTGCTCGCCCTCGGCGGGCTCGCCCTCCAGGGTGGCCACCCCGTCGGGCGCCTCGAGCGGGCGGGTGGGGCGCGGCGCCCCGAGCAGCGGCGCGGGCGCCTCGGCGGGCAGCGTGCCCACCTCCGGCGGGAAGGGCCGGTCGAAGTCCAGCGCCGACAGCGCGCCGAAGGGGCCGGCCAGCGTCCAGGCCGAGACCGCGCCGTTCTCGGCCCGCAGGCGCAGCACCAGGTCGAGGTCGCCGCGGGCCTCGGCGGCGGCCAGCCGCGCCACCCGCCCGCGGAAGGCGGCCAGCCCGGTGAGCCGGCTCCCGGCCGCGGCCAGCCCGGCCACGCCGCGCTCCACCAGCTCGCCCTGGGCCGGCGAGCCCTCCGACAGCTCGCCGAGCCGGCGGAGCGCCAGCAGCGCCAGCGGGTGGTCCGGGGCGGCGGCCACCAGCGCCACCAGCCGTGCGACCTCGGCCGGCCCGTCGAGGGCGCGCCGGGCCAGGAGCGAGAGGCCCAGCTGGGTCCAGGGATCCCCGGGGTGGCGCGCCGCGGCCGCCTCGAGCCGGGGGGCGGCGCCGGCGGCGTCGTTGCGCAGGACCAGGGCCTCGAGCCCCTCCCGCGCGGCGCGGCCGGGGGCCGTCGCCGACGGCCAGGGGGCCGCTGCGGCCGGCGCACCCGGCCAGGAGGAGGACCCCCGCCAGGACCCCCGCCAGGAGCGCGGGCAGGCGCACGGGCAGGCGCGGGGGCGGTGCGGCGGCGCGGGCGCGCGGGCGCTTCATGGCGTCTCCTGCGCGGCGCCGGGCGCCGCGGTGACGCGCCGGGAGAAGGCGCGGTCGATCTCCACCAGCGCGGCGCGGAAGGCCGGGTAGGACGCGGCCGGCACGCTCGAGCGCCGGAACGCCACGAACCCCTCCACCACCAGCAGCGGCCCCTCGGCGCGCCACCCCACCTGGTAGGCCACCTCCGGCGTCTGGCCGGCCACCGGCCCGGGCAGCGCGCCGGTGGTCCACCCGGGCGGCAGCGCGATCCGGTAGGTGAAGCGGTTCACCGTGGGCTGGCCCAGGCCGAGCTCGTGCCGGCGGGTGGCCAGCGAGGCCCAGGTCTCCACGTAGGTGGCCGCGCCGCCGAAGGGGGTGAAGCGCAGCCCTGGGCCGTCGGGCTCGGCCCAGCGCGGCACGCGCAGCGTGAAGTCGAGCGCGACATCCTCCTCGAGCCGGCCCAGGTCGGAGAAGGCCACCCGCTCCACCGCCAGGCCGGGGAAGTTCCGGTTGAAGGCCTCCTCCAGCGTGGCGCGCCGGTCGTTCTCGGTCTCGTAGGCGCGCCGGTAGCCGGGCGCCTGCGCCCCCGCCACCAGGCTGCGCCCCTCGACGCGCGCCGCGCCATCGGCCGAGAGCGCGATCTCGAAGCGCGACTCGGTGCGGTTCTCCTCCGGCGCCTCCTCGGGGAGCCGGCCGTACCAGGGGTGGCCGGCCGGGTCGATGACCAGCACGGTGGCGCCGCGGTCCTCGCCGGGCAGCTCGCGCGTGCCGGTGTGGGCGGCGGTGCCGTCGAGCCACAGGTCGAGCGAGGGCACGCGCAGGATGGCGTGGTTGAAGCCGGACAGCGAGGCCGGCCCCTCGGGCAGCCGCCCCAGCCGGCGCGTGCGCAGCAGCACCAGGCGCGACTCGATCCCCAGCGCGCCCAGCAGGGCGTGGGTCAGCGAGGCCTTGTCCTTGCAGTCACCGAAGCGGCGCGCCAGCACCTGGTCCACCCGGTAGGGCTTGAAGCCGTGGATGCCGAACTCCAGGCCCACGTAGCGGGTCTGGGTCACCACGAAGGCGTGCACCGCCGCCACCAGGGCCCGCCGGGTGGCCGGGTCGAGGGCGGCGCCCCCGCGGGCCAGCAGCGCCGGGTCCTGGCCGCGCGCCCGCAGCGCCTCCTCCCCGAGCCGCCGGGCGGTGGCGGTGAGCTCCGGGGTGGGGCGGAGCTGGTCCTTCACCAGGCCCCAGTAGAACCGGTTGACCTCCTCCCAGGAGCCGTAGGTGGAGACGTGCAGCGTGCCGGCCACCTCGGCCCAGCCTGGCATGTGCGGCTCGCCCTCCAGGCGAGGCAGGTCGCGGGCCCGCCAGCGGTGCTCCACGAGGCCGCCGGGCAGCGCCCGCTCGGTGCGGTGAAGCCCGGCCGGCGCGCTGGCGTGGATGGTGCGCGCCGCCGGCGCCAGCAGCACGTAGTCGAAGAGCCGCTTGGGGTCGCCGCCCTCCAGGAAGGCCAGGTCGCCGAAGTAGTCGGAGAGCAGGTTCTCGGCGGCGGTGTCGTCCACCCGCCAGGCCACCTCCAGCACGTCGCCCGGGGCCAGGGCCGGGAAGGTGAGCGTCTTGACGCGGGTGTCGTAGTAGAGCCGGTACCAGGGCTCGGAGGCGCTGCGCTCGCTCTCGTCCCAGGCCTCCACCACCGCGCCGTCGGCCTTGAAGACCCGGCCGCGCTCCACCTTCACCTCCTGGCGCCCCGGGTCGAAGGCGGTGGCCTGCTGGCGGGCCGCGTCGGCGCCGCGCTGGGTCAGCACCTTCACCACCCGCTGGCGGTAGCGCGAGGACAGGCCGGAGGGGTAGAGCCGCACCACCTCCAGGTCGGCCAGCTCCACCGCGTCGTCGCCCGGCGCCGCGCCGTCGGCGGCGGCGGCCAGCGCCGCCGCGTCCACCTGGTAGGGCGTCTCGTAGCGGTCGCGGGCCGGCGTCAGGCTGCGCGCCAGCTCCTTCACCGCCGGGTCCTGGGGGCGCAGCTCGAGCGAGCGGGTCAGGTCGGCCAGCGCCTCGGCGCGCCGGCCGGCCCGCAGGCGCGCCCGGCCGCGCCGCTCCCAGGCCTCGGGCTCCTCCGGGCAGAGGCGCAGCGCCGCCGCGAAGGCCGCCTCGGCCTCCTCGTCCCGGCCGGTGGCGGCCAGCAGGTCGGCCAGCTCGAGCCGGGTGGCCACGCCGGCGGGCTCCAGCCGGACGGCCTCGGCCAGCAGCGCCGCCGCCCCGTCCACGTCGCCGCGGGCCAGCAGGACCCGCTGCAGCGAGGCGCGGGGCCCCTCGTCGTCGTGGCGCAGGGCCAGCGCGGTGCGCAGCAGCGCCGACGCCCGGTCGAGCCGCCCGAGCCGCCGCGCCGCGCCCGAGGCGGCGACCAGCGCCGCGGCGGAGGGCGGGTCGAGCTCCGCCAGGGCCAGCCGGTCGGCGGTGGCGCGGGCCGAGCGGCCGGCCCGATCCTGCGCCCCGGCCAGCGCCACCCGCGCCGCCACCCAGCCCGGCGCCGCGGCCACCGCCCGCTCC
This genomic interval from Anaeromyxobacter sp. contains the following:
- a CDS encoding DUF3857 domain-containing protein; translated protein: MITLLAPLVALLAVAQPAGRLTVAAAAAPTAVAAPPRDLAAERLALALAGLARERGPEAVVPLDALAAVADEAPDRAQVVTALGRFIEDPATDAELRALARQELARQEVARGNPQRAAAVRARQGFVDRWLVIGPFDDEGKRGLDAVYPPERSQDVTARLPGKVREVAWRAAPPEVTADGALHLAAMLRPTAEATAYALAVVDAPRAQAARLWFGGSGRAKVWVNGALALADPGDHPFRIDQRGAVVALRPGPNRILVKLCNVSGAFRMAVRLADERGGGLGLPARDPQALLEGGLPPAVAPGERPRPIDGLVERLTARAEGAARRVAQVGGGAGPAARAARVAEAAARRALAVALEVRQGADAEERRPARQARRAAELDPGSVELRLLAASLEDDRSRRLAHLEAARARAPGDPAVLAALAEEATLLDRPHQAARLLERAVAAAPGWVAARVALAGAQDRAGRSARATADRLALAELDPPSAAALVAASGAARRLGRLDRASALLRTALALRHDDEGPRASLQRVLLARGDVDGAAALLAEAVRLEPAGVATRLELADLLAATGRDEEAEAAFAAALRLCPEEPEAWERRGRARLRAGRRAEALADLTRSLELRPQDPAVKELARSLTPARDRYETPYQVDAAALAAAADGAAPGDDAVELADLEVVRLYPSGLSSRYRQRVVKVLTQRGADAARQQATAFDPGRQEVKVERGRVFKADGAVVEAWDESERSASEPWYRLYYDTRVKTLTFPALAPGDVLEVAWRVDDTAAENLLSDYFGDLAFLEGGDPKRLFDYVLLAPAARTIHASAPAGLHRTERALPGGLVEHRWRARDLPRLEGEPHMPGWAEVAGTLHVSTYGSWEEVNRFYWGLVKDQLRPTPELTATARRLGEEALRARGQDPALLARGGAALDPATRRALVAAVHAFVVTQTRYVGLEFGIHGFKPYRVDQVLARRFGDCKDKASLTHALLGALGIESRLVLLRTRRLGRLPEGPASLSGFNHAILRVPSLDLWLDGTAAHTGTRELPGEDRGATVLVIDPAGHPWYGRLPEEAPEENRTESRFEIALSADGAARVEGRSLVAGAQAPGYRRAYETENDRRATLEEAFNRNFPGLAVERVAFSDLGRLEEDVALDFTLRVPRWAEPDGPGLRFTPFGGAATYVETWASLATRRHELGLGQPTVNRFTYRIALPPGWTTGALPGPVAGQTPEVAYQVGWRAEGPLLVVEGFVAFRRSSVPAASYPAFRAALVEIDRAFSRRVTAAPGAAQETP